From one Cynocephalus volans isolate mCynVol1 chromosome X, mCynVol1.pri, whole genome shotgun sequence genomic stretch:
- the RLIM gene encoding E3 ubiquitin-protein ligase RLIM: MENSDSNDKGSGDQSAAQRRSQMDRLDREEAFYQFVNNLSEEDYRLMRDNNLLGTPGESTEEELLRRLQQIKEGPPPQNSDENRGGDSSDDVSNGDSIIDWLNSVRQTGNTTRSGQRGNQSWRAVSRTNPNSGDFRFSLEINVNRNNGSQNPENENEPSVRRPSGENMENNSQRQVENPRSESTSARPSRSERNSTEALTGEVPPTRGQRRARSRSPDHRRTRARAERSRSPLHPMSEIPRRSHHSISSQTFEHPLVSETEGSSRTRHHVTLRQQISGPELLSRGLFAASGTRNVSQGAGSSDTTGSGESTGSGQRPPTIVLDLQVRRVRPGEYRQRDSIASRTRSRSQTPNNTVTYESERGGFRRTFSRSERAGVRTYVSTIRIPIRRILNTGLSETTSVAIQTMLRQIMTGFGELSYFMYSDSDSEPSGSVPSRNMERAESRNGRGGSSGSSSSGSSSSPSSSSSPSSSSSGESSETSSEVFEGSNEGSSSSGSSGARREGRHRAPVTFDESGSLPFLSLAQFFLLNEDDDDQPRGLTKEQIDNLAMRSFGENDALKTCSVCITEYTEGNKLRKLPCSHEYHVHCIDRWLSENSTCPICRRAVLASGNRESVV, encoded by the exons ATGGAAAACTCAGATTCTAATGATAAAGGAAGTGGTGATCAGTCTGCAGCACAGCGCAGAAGTCAGATGGACCGATTGGATCGGGAAGAAGCTTTCTATCAATTTGTAAATAACCTGAGTGAAGAAGATTATAGACTTATGAGAGATAACAATTTGTTAGGCACCCCAG GTGAAAGTACTGAGGAAGAGTTGCTGAGACGGCTACAACAAATTAAAGAGGGCCCACCACCACAAAACTCAGATGAAAATAGAG GTGGAGACTCTTCAGATGATGTGTCTAATGGTGACTCTATAATAGACTGGCTTAACTCTGTCAGACAAACTGGAAATACGACAAGAAGTGGGCAAAGAGGTAATCAGTCTTGGAGAGCAGTGAGCCGGACTAATCCAAACAGTGGTGATTTCAGATTCAGTTTAGAGATAAATGTTAACCGCAATAATGGAAGCCAAAATCCAGAGAATGAGAATGAGCCATCTGTAAGACGTCCTAGTGGAGAGAATATGGAAAACAATAGCCAAAGGCAAGTGGAAAATCCACGTTCTGAATCGACATCTGCAAGGCCATCTAGATCAGAACGAAATTCAACTGAAGCACTTACAGGAGAAGTACCACCTACCAGAGGTCAGAGGAGGGCAAGAAGCAGGAGCCCAGATCACCGGAGAACCAGAGCAAGAGCTGAAAGAAGTAGGTCACCTCTGCATCCAATGAGCGAAATTCCACGAAGATCTCATCATAGTATCTCATCTCAGACTTTTGAGCATCCTTTGGTAAGTGAGACTGAGGGAAGTTCTAGAACCCGGCACCATGTGACATTGAGACAGCAAATATCTGGACCTGAGTTACTAAGTAGAGGTCTTTTTGCAGCTTCTGGAACAAGAAATGTCTCTCAAGGAGCAGGTTCTTCAGACACAACTGGCAGTGGTGAATCTACAGGATCAGGACAGAGACCTCCAACCATAGTCCTTGATCTTCAAGTGAGAAGAGTTCGTCCTGGAGAATATCGGCAGAGAGATAGCATAGCTAGCAGAACTCGGTCAAGGTCTCAGACGCCAAACAACACTGTCACTTATGAAAGTGAACGAGGAGGTTTTAGGCGTACATTTTCACGTTCTGAGCGGGCAGGTGTGAGAACCTATGTCAGTACCATCAGAATTCCTATTCGTAGAATCTTAAATACTGGTTTAAGTGAGACTACATCTGTTGCAATTCAGACCATGTTAAGGCAGATAATGACAGGTTTTGGTGAGTTAAGCTACTTTATGTACAGTGATAGCGATTCAGAGCCTAGTGGCTCAGTTCCTAGTCGAAATATGGAAAGGGCAGAGTCACGAAATGGAAGAGGGGGTTCTAGTGGTAGTAGCAGTTCTGGTTCCAGTTCGAGTCCTAGTTCCAGTTCGAGTCCTAGTTCCAGTTCCAGTGGTGAAAGTTCAGAAACTAGCTCAGAGGTGTTTGAAGGCAGTAATGAAGGAAGCTCATCATCAGGCTCATCAGGTGCCAGGCGAGAGGGTCGACACAGGGCCCCAGTCACATTTGATGAAAGTGGCTCTTTGCCCTTCCTTAGTCTGGCTCAGTTTTTCCTCTtaaatgaggatgatgatgaccAACCTAGAGGACTCACCAAAGAACAGATTGACAACTTGGCAATGAGAAGTTTTGGTGAAAATGATGCATTAAAAACCTGTAGTGTTTGCATTACAGAATATACAGAAGGCAACAAACTTCGTAAATTACCTTGTTCCCATGAGTACCATGTCCACTGCATCGATCGCTGGTTATCTGAGAATTCTACCTGTCCTATTTGTCGCAGAGCAGTCTTAGCTTCTGGTAACAGAGAAAGTGTTGTGTAA